The proteins below are encoded in one region of Salmo salar chromosome ssa02, Ssal_v3.1, whole genome shotgun sequence:
- the LOC106584902 gene encoding cysteine-rich protein 2-binding protein — protein MMESGGEQRGQVEDEAMCTSASEGLEEGEVEGETLLIVESEDQASVDLSHDQSGDSLNSDLGEDAEGGWNEDMAFYCDKCHKWIPIAQLHGEQPSYLKGDNFFKFTCYDCTEDVKETFERMRLTWQQVVMLAMYNLSLEGTGRQGYFRWKEDICAFIGRHWTFLLGTRKKTSTWWSTVAGCLSVGSPTFFRSGAQEFGEPGWWKLVQNRPPTLRPDGDKSSVASLKSKAASKPTLDPIITVEGLRKRVGRNPVESAMQLKEKRSRTHEAKDIRRAQKEAAGYMDHSASSTPVKFSGRGGGRRPDLVLEKGEVVDFSSMSSSDRTPLTSPSPSPSPDFSAPGTPASHSATPSLLSEADLIPDVMPPMALFHDDEELDGEGVIDPGIEYIPSPSMSLGTGALVVRKKLRPGVAGAHIKQEAESDEEGRGRDDEDDERRGHGEEEEGGLNREGEGFPPSEPRFAHLSLYEERVLLRRLEACPQALAVTAQAKRLHRKLLVRKAKRQRGLPLLDIDQAVSATLSLVGGLYGAQEGGQGRYEGSGAGKYRTTSQDLRILDRFQTTVSSRRGYHQPTVSFWHRLMGSDASVDQGIKSPYTSRTLKPFIRRDYENKPMKLKLLAEIRAYPHRKDPCWVPKPEAPIDYCYVRPNHIPSVNSMCHDIFWPGVDLSECLQYPDFSVVVLYKKVVIGFGFMVPDVKYNEAYISFLLVHPEWRRAGIATFMIYHLIQTCMGKDVTLHVSASNPAMLLYQKFGFKTEEYILDFYDKYYPLDSKECRHAFFLRLRR, from the exons ATGATGGAAAGCGGTGGTGAGCAGAGGGGCCAAGTGGAAGATGAGGCCATGTGCACCTCTGCCTCGGAGGGGCTGGAGGAGGGTGAGGTGGAGGGTGAGACGCTGCTCATCGTGGAATCGGAAGACCAAGCCTCGGTGGATCTCTCGCACGACCAGAGCGGTGACTCGCTCAACAGCGATCTGGGGGAGGACGCCGAGGGTGGCTGGAACGAGGACATGGCCTTCTACTGCGACAAGTGCCACAAGTGGATCCCTATCG CACAGCTGCACGGAGAGCAACCCAGCTACCTGAAAGGAGACAACTTCTTCAAGTTCACCTGCTATGACTGTACAGAAGATGTCAAGGAGACCTTTGAGAGGATGAGACTCACCTGGCAACAG GTGGTTATGTTGGCCATGTACAACCTTTCGTTGGAGGGCACGGGGCGTCAAGGCTACTTTAGATGGAAGGAGGACATCTGTGCCTTTATTGGCAGACACTGGACCTTCCTACTGGGCACCAG AAAGAAGACTTCCACGTGGTGGAGCACGGTGGCGGGCTGTTTGTCGGTGGGGAGCCCCACGTTCTTCCGCTCAGGGGCCCAGGAGTTTGGCGAGCCGGGCTGGTGGAAGCTGGTGCAGAACCGTCCACCCACCCTGCGCCCAGATGGAGACAAGTCCTCGGTGGCCTCCCTAAAGTCTAAAG CCGCCTCCAAGCCAACCCTGGACCCCATCATCACGGTGGAAGGCTTACGGAAGCGCGTGGGCCGGAATCCGGTGGAAAGCGCCATGCAGCTGAAAGAAAAGCGCTCACGCACCCACGAGGCTAAGGACATCCGGCGGGCGCAGAAGGAGGCGGCGGGTTACATGGATCACAGCGCCTCCTCCACGCCTGTCAAGTTCAGCGGCCGTGGCGGCGGGCGGCGACCCGACTTGGTCCTGGAGAAAGGCGAGGTGGTGGACTTCTCCTCAATGAGCTCATCGGACCGAACGCCACTCACCAGTCCCTCGCCGTCGCCCTCTCCAGACTTCTCTGCACCCGGCACCCCCGCCTCCCACTCAGCCACGCCCAGCCTGCTGTCGGAGGCTGACCTCATCCCTGACGTCATGCCACCGATGGCGCTCTTTCACG ATGACGAGGAGCTGGACGGCGAAGGCGTCATCGATCCCGGCATCGAGTACATCCCCTCACCCAGTATGTCTCTGGGCACTGGCGCCCTTGTCGTTCGCAAGAAGCTGCGGCCTGGGGTGGCAGGGGCGCACATCAAGCAGGAAGCAGAGAGTGACGAGGAGGGCCGCGGCCGGGATGATGAAGACGACGAGAGGCGGGGGCACGGCGAAG aggaggaggggggcctTAACAGAGAAGGGGAAGGGTTCCCCCCTTCAGAGCCCCGGTTTGCCCACCTCAGCCTGTATGAGGAGCGTGTGCTGCTGCGGCGCCTGGAGGCTTGTCCGCAAGCGCTGGCGGTGACTGCGCAGGCCAAGCGGCTGCACAGGAAGCTACTGGTGAGGAAGGCCAAGCGCCAGAGAGGACTCCCCCTGCTGGACATCGACCAGGCGGTTAGCGCCACCCTCAGTCTGGTGGGAGGGTTGTACGGGGCCCAGGAGGGGGGACAGGGCCGCTACGAGGGCTCCGGCGCGGGGAAGTACCGCACCACCAGCCAGGACCTCCGAATCCTCGACCGCTTCCAG ACAACGGTGTCCAGCAGAAGAGGGTACCACCAGCCCACAGTGTCCTTCTGGCACCGCCTCATGGGCTCCGACGCCAGCGTAGACCAAGGCATCAAGAGCCCGTACACCTCCCGCACCCTCAAACCCTTCATAAG GAGGGACTACGAGAACAAGCCTATGAAGCTGAAGCTGTTGGCGGAGATCCGTGCCTACCCCCACAGGAAGGACCCCTGCTGGGTCCCCAAGCCAGAGGCCCCCATCGACTACTGTTACGTCCGGCCCAACCACATCCCCTCCGTTAACTCCATGTGCCACGACATCTTCTGGCCAG GCGTGGATCTCTCTGAGTGTCTCCAGTACCCAGACTTCAGCGTAGTGGTCCTTTATAAGAAGGTTGTGATCGGCTTTGGGTTCATGGTGCCGGATGTGAAGTACAACGAGGCCTACATCTCCTTCCTGCTGGTGCATCCCGAGTGGAGGAGGGCTGGGATCGCTACATTCATGATCTACCATCTCATTCAG ACCTGCATGGGAAAAGACGTCACTCTACACGTTTCGGCCAGTAACCCCGCCATGCTGCTGTACCAGAAGTTTGGCTTCAAGACTGAGGAGTACATCTTGGACTTTTACGACAAATACTACCCGCTGGACAGCAAGGAGTGCCGACACGCCTTCTTCCTGCGGCTACGGCGGTGA